One window from the genome of Candidatus Eisenbacteria bacterium encodes:
- a CDS encoding phosphatase PAP2 family protein — protein MRRPISPDILLPLTVLLLLTALFRATDWDLALAKRFFSAETGWTLVEGQPWRFLYDHGPKPGVSLGVGALALLLTSLLARSLVRHRRSALFLVLALLVGPGLLVNAVLRDHWGRPRPRDLALFGGEASHWRVLEWRPGGTGHSFPSGHASSAFFLFAPFFLLRRTRRRWAIFFLVLGVLYGVLMGIARMGQGAHFASDVAWAGGITYFTCLGIARLLRAGEPVKDRSAGSADHRRAARNEAA, from the coding sequence ATGCGGCGACCGATCTCCCCCGACATCCTTCTTCCTCTCACGGTTCTTCTCCTTCTCACGGCCCTCTTCCGCGCCACCGATTGGGATCTCGCGCTCGCGAAGCGCTTCTTCTCCGCCGAGACCGGGTGGACGCTCGTTGAAGGACAACCTTGGCGGTTTCTCTATGATCACGGGCCGAAGCCGGGCGTGTCTCTCGGCGTCGGTGCGCTCGCGCTTCTTCTCACGAGCCTCCTCGCGCGTTCTCTCGTCCGACATCGCCGGAGCGCGCTCTTCCTCGTTCTCGCGCTCCTCGTGGGGCCCGGGCTTCTCGTGAACGCCGTTCTTCGCGACCACTGGGGAAGACCGCGCCCGCGCGATCTCGCCCTCTTCGGCGGCGAGGCCTCGCATTGGAGGGTCCTCGAATGGCGGCCGGGGGGGACGGGGCATTCCTTTCCGTCGGGGCACGCCTCGTCGGCCTTCTTCCTGTTCGCGCCGTTCTTCCTCCTCCGGCGAACGCGGAGAAGGTGGGCGATCTTCTTTCTCGTGCTCGGCGTCCTTTACGGCGTTCTCATGGGGATCGCGCGGATGGGGCAGGGGGCGCACTTCGCGAGCGATGTCGCGTGGGCGGGAGGGATCACATACTTTACGTGTCTTGGAATCGCCCGCCTTCTCCGCGCGGGCGAGCCGGTCAAGGACCGTTCGGCCGGGAGCGCGGATCACCGTCGCGCGGCCCGGAACGAAGCCGCCTGA
- a CDS encoding pyridoxal phosphate-dependent aminotransferase: MFSERASWELRPTRIAERLAAMRAAGETVLDLTESNPTRCEFSYPEEAILGALADPRGLAYDPDPRGLLSARKAIARSYGGIDASRLVLAASTSEAYAWLFKLLCDEGDETLVPAPSYPLFDFLAGLESVRVVRYPLFYDAAWRLDLDAIARLVGPRTRAIVVVHPNNPTGSFLTHQEIDALRGLACERNLAIVSDEVFAAYSFTEEAFPRTLAGETRVLTFSLGGLSKEAGLPQMKLSWIVVSGPEALRDEALERLEIIGDTFLSVGTPVQAGCESLLRAGEPVRRAILDRVRANRAALLDARQPADPWECLHADGGWYAVLRVPRVMSDEDWALDLLESEKVHVHPGDLFDFPTDGHLVVSLLPPADRFREGIARISARIRARV; this comes from the coding sequence TTGTTCTCCGAACGCGCGTCCTGGGAGCTTCGCCCGACGAGGATCGCAGAGCGGCTCGCCGCGATGCGCGCCGCGGGCGAGACGGTCCTCGATCTCACCGAGTCGAACCCGACGCGCTGCGAGTTCTCGTATCCCGAAGAAGCGATCCTCGGCGCGCTCGCCGATCCGCGGGGGCTCGCTTACGATCCCGATCCCCGCGGGCTTCTTTCGGCGCGGAAGGCGATCGCCAGGTCCTACGGCGGGATCGATGCCTCGCGCCTCGTGCTCGCCGCCTCGACGAGCGAGGCGTATGCTTGGCTCTTCAAGCTTCTCTGCGACGAAGGGGACGAGACCCTCGTCCCGGCGCCGAGCTATCCGCTCTTCGATTTCCTCGCGGGGCTCGAGTCGGTGCGCGTCGTGCGTTACCCGCTCTTCTACGACGCCGCGTGGCGCCTCGACTTGGACGCGATCGCGCGCCTCGTAGGTCCGAGGACCCGCGCGATCGTCGTCGTCCATCCGAACAACCCGACCGGCTCGTTCTTGACCCATCAAGAGATCGATGCTCTTCGCGGCCTCGCGTGCGAGCGGAACCTCGCAATCGTGTCCGACGAGGTGTTCGCCGCGTACTCGTTCACAGAGGAAGCGTTCCCCCGCACGCTCGCCGGAGAGACGCGCGTTCTCACGTTCAGCCTGGGCGGCCTCTCCAAGGAAGCCGGCCTCCCGCAGATGAAGCTCTCGTGGATCGTCGTGAGCGGGCCGGAGGCTCTCCGGGACGAGGCGCTCGAGCGCCTCGAGATCATCGGGGACACGTTCCTTTCCGTCGGAACGCCGGTGCAAGCGGGATGCGAATCGCTTCTTCGCGCCGGCGAGCCGGTGCGCCGCGCGATCCTCGATCGGGTGCGCGCGAACCGGGCCGCGCTCCTCGACGCGCGGCAGCCGGCGGATCCGTGGGAGTGCCTCCACGCGGACGGCGGATGGTATGCGGTCCTCCGCGTCCCACGCGTGATGAGCGACGAGGATTGGGCGCTCGATCTCTTGGAGAGCGAGAAGGTGCACGTTCACCCGGGCGATCTCTTCGACTTCCCGACCGACGGGCACCTCGTTGTTAGCCTCCTCCCTCCCGCCGATCGATTCCGCGAGGGGATCGCGCGGATCTCCGCTCGGATCCGCGCGCGCGTGTGA
- a CDS encoding MgtC/SapB family protein, giving the protein MDLGNFLFPLTWAGVGLAILCGGIVGFERQIRGKPAGMRTSILICLGTQVFVELGTAFSGPGTDPTRVLGQVVTGIGFLGAGVILARGGVVTGVTTASVVWLLAAIGCTIGFGHYGAAVVLAALTVAILNGIELLEASFRRLRSGPRDGDPRSRPNGP; this is encoded by the coding sequence ATGGATCTCGGGAACTTCCTCTTTCCCCTCACGTGGGCCGGAGTAGGATTGGCGATCCTCTGCGGAGGGATCGTCGGCTTTGAGCGCCAGATCCGCGGGAAGCCGGCGGGGATGCGGACGAGCATTCTCATTTGTCTTGGGACGCAGGTCTTCGTGGAGCTCGGCACGGCGTTCTCCGGCCCAGGAACCGATCCGACGCGCGTTCTCGGCCAGGTCGTCACGGGAATCGGTTTTCTCGGAGCCGGCGTCATCCTCGCGCGCGGAGGCGTCGTCACCGGCGTCACGACCGCGAGCGTCGTCTGGCTCCTCGCGGCGATCGGATGCACGATCGGTTTCGGGCACTACGGGGCGGCGGTCGTTCTCGCGGCGCTCACCGTGGCGATCCTAAACGGAATCGAGCTTCTCGAGGCGAGCTTCAGGCGGCTTCGTTCCGGGCCGCGCGACGGTGATCCGCGCTCCCGGCCGAACGGTCCTTGA
- a CDS encoding GNAT family N-acetyltransferase, with the protein MPAEKKPAGKIAKLAFHPLTRDRWKDFEELFGPRGACGGCWCMWWRTTRGVFAKNQGEGNRRAMKKLVGSGEVPGILAYAGDRAIGWCSVAPRESFPSLDRSPVLKRLDDRPVWSIVCLFVAKEHRGKGISEKLVRAAVTHAKENGARIVEAYPSMPRGKELSPFSSFMGVPSLFERAGFVERKRPSKAKMVMRKDLR; encoded by the coding sequence ATGCCCGCTGAGAAGAAGCCCGCAGGAAAAATCGCGAAGCTCGCGTTTCATCCGCTCACCCGCGATCGCTGGAAGGACTTCGAAGAACTGTTCGGGCCGCGCGGCGCGTGCGGCGGGTGCTGGTGCATGTGGTGGCGGACCACGCGCGGCGTGTTCGCGAAGAACCAAGGGGAGGGGAACCGGCGCGCGATGAAGAAGCTCGTCGGTTCGGGAGAGGTTCCGGGGATCCTCGCGTACGCCGGGGATCGGGCGATCGGTTGGTGTTCGGTCGCGCCCCGCGAGAGCTTCCCCTCGCTCGACCGCTCGCCCGTCTTGAAACGACTCGACGACCGGCCGGTCTGGTCGATCGTGTGCCTCTTCGTCGCGAAGGAGCATCGAGGGAAGGGAATCTCCGAGAAGCTCGTCCGGGCCGCGGTGACGCACGCGAAAGAGAACGGCGCGAGGATCGTGGAAGCCTATCCGTCCATGCCGCGCGGGAAGGAGCTCTCCCCCTTTTCGAGCTTCATGGGCGTTCCCTCGCTCTTCGAGAGGGCGGGGTTCGTCGAGCGGAAGCGTCCATCGAAGGCGAAGATGGTCATGCGAAAGGACCTCAGATAG